From Epinephelus lanceolatus isolate andai-2023 chromosome 12, ASM4190304v1, whole genome shotgun sequence, the proteins below share one genomic window:
- the LOC144465076 gene encoding tripartite motif-containing protein 16-like, with amino-acid sequence MAQKGVQLDRETFSCSICLDLLKDPVTTPCGHSYCMNCIKSFWDEEDEKKVHSCPQCRQTFTPRPVLLKNTMLAVLVEELKMTGLQAAPADHCYAGPEDVACDVCTGRKLKALKSCLVCLASYCEQHLQPHYESPAFEKHKLVDPSNKLQEKICSRHEVMKMFCRTDQQCICYLCSVDEHKGHDTVSAAAERTERQRELEVSRQNIQQRIQDREKDVKLLQQEVEAINRSADKAVEDSEEIFTELIRLMEKRRSDVKQQVRSQQETEVSGVKELEEKLQQEITELKRKDAELMKLSHTEDHTQFLHNYSSLSPLSESTESSSINIRPLRYFEDVTAAVSEVRDKLQDILREKWTNISQTVTDVDVLLSNSQQEPKTRAGFLKYSREITLDPNTANTYLLLSEGNRRVTLMDEEQSCSSHPDRFTKWWQVLSRESLTGRCYWEVEWRGGGVDVAVTYKNISRAGNYNKCALGHNDKSWALYPDNNRYQFWHNKISTPVSGPQSSRVGVYLDHSAGILSFYSVSETMTLLHRVQTTFTQPLYAGLGLYSPVGGTAEFCKLK; translated from the coding sequence ATGGCGCAGAAAGGAGTTCAGCTGGACAGAGAAACCTTCTCTTGTTCCATCTGTCTGGATCTACTGAAGGATCCGGTGACTACTCCCTGTGGACACAGCTACTGCATGAACTGTATTAAAAGCTTCTGGGATGAAGAGGACGAGAAGAAAGTCCACAGCTGCCCTCAGTGCAGGCAGACCTTCACACCGAGGCCTGTCCTGCTGAAAAACACCATGTTAGCAGTTTTAGTGGAGGAACTGAAGATGACTGGACTccaagctgctcctgctgatcacTGCTATGCTGGACCTGAAGATGTGGCCTGTGATGTCTGCACTGGGAGAAAACTGAAAGCTCTCAAGTCCTGTCTGGTGTGTTTGGCCTCTTACTGTGAGCAACACCTTCAGCCACATTATGAATCTCCTGCCTTTGAAAAACACAAGCTGGTGGACCCCTCCAACAAGCTCCAGGAGAAGATCTGCTCTCGTCatgaggtgatgaagatgttctgCCGTACTGATCAGCAGTGTATCTGTTATCTCTGCTCTGTGGATGAACATAAAGGCCACGACACAgtctcagctgcagcagagaggactgagaggcagagagagctggaggtgAGTCGACAAAACATTCAGCAGAGAATccaggacagagagaaagatgtgaagctgcttcaacaggaggtggaggctaTCAATCGCTCTGCTGATAAAGCAGtggaggacagtgaggagatcTTCACTGAGCTGATCCGTCTGATGGAGAAAAGACGCtctgatgtgaagcagcaggtcagatcccagcaggaaactgaaGTGAGTGGAGTCAAAGAGCTTGAGgagaagctgcagcaggagatcactgagctgaagaggaaagacGCTGAGCTGATgaagctctcacacacagaggatcacaCCCAGTTTCTACACAACTACTCCTCACTGTCACCACTCAGTGAATCTACAGAATCATCCAGCATCAATATCCGTCCTCTGAGGTACTTTGAGGATGTGACAGCGGCTGTGTCAGAGGTCAGAGATAAACTACAGGACATTCTGAGAGAGAAATGGACAAACATCTCACAGACAGTGACTGATGTGGATGTTTTACTGTCAAATTCACAACAAGAGCCCAAGACCAGAGCTGGATTCTTAAAATATTCACGTGAAATCACACTGgatccaaacacagcaaacacatacCTGTTATTATCTGAGGGGAACAGAAGAGTAACATTAATGGATGAAGAACAATCTTGTTCAAGTCACCCAGACAGATTCACTAAATGGTGGCAGGTCCTGAGTAGAGAGAGTCTGACTGGacgttgttactgggaggtggagtggagaggaggaggagttgatGTAGCAGTCACATATAAGAATATCAGCAGAGCAGGAAATTATAATAAATGTGCACTTGGACACAATGACAAATCTTGGGCTTTATATCCTGACAACAATAGGTATCAGTTCTGGCACAACAAAATCAGCACTCCTGTCTCAGGTCCTCAGTCCTCCAGAGTAGGAGTGTACCTGGATCACAgtgcaggtattctgtccttctacagcgtctctgaaaccatgactctcctccacagagtccagaccacattcactcagcctctctatgCTGGACTTGGGCTTTACTCCCCTGTTGGAGGCACTGCTGAGTTCTGTAAACTCAAAtaa